The Trueperaceae bacterium genome window below encodes:
- a CDS encoding ROK family transcriptional regulator, with product MLKGTNLEHARVHNLRTVLETLRLHGPLSRADVAKRSGLTPQTVSNLVGELIARGLVRESGQRQGARGRSPTLLSVREGGAYSIGLDLDRGHLTGLLIDLSGEVRARVHVERGFPSPDEAVDLVVAAVEELADEVDPRRLWGVGIGFPGPLRISDGAVDNVINPEGFPGWESVSVRALLSKRLSPPVFLENNATAAALGEGYYGVGAGLSSYFYCFLGVGLGGAIVVGGRAVRGWQGNAGELGYLPAQPGASADHLGRRFDMFRLYQRLADAGVEAASYGDLARLLERGEPLVLEWLDRAADGLAPALVAAEYLLDPEAVVVGGAWERPLVDALVARLEARLPRLRSPLIPSSARLLTADLGADAVARGVATLPLQELLAPFPTSTPEAGGRRSHPYEHPLVAVR from the coding sequence GTGCTCAAAGGCACGAACCTGGAGCACGCGCGGGTCCACAACCTGCGCACCGTGCTCGAGACCTTGAGGCTGCACGGCCCGCTGTCGCGCGCCGACGTCGCGAAGCGGTCCGGCCTCACCCCGCAGACCGTGAGCAACCTGGTCGGCGAGCTGATCGCCCGCGGCCTGGTGCGCGAGAGCGGCCAGCGCCAGGGCGCGCGCGGGCGCTCCCCCACCCTGCTCTCGGTGCGCGAGGGCGGCGCCTACAGCATCGGCCTCGACCTCGACCGCGGCCACCTCACCGGCCTGCTGATCGACCTGTCAGGCGAGGTGCGCGCTCGCGTGCACGTCGAGCGCGGCTTCCCCAGCCCCGACGAGGCCGTCGACCTGGTCGTCGCGGCCGTGGAGGAGCTCGCCGACGAGGTCGACCCGCGCCGCCTGTGGGGCGTCGGCATCGGCTTCCCAGGGCCCCTCCGCATCTCGGACGGCGCCGTGGACAACGTCATCAACCCGGAGGGCTTCCCCGGCTGGGAGAGCGTCTCGGTGCGGGCGCTGCTGTCCAAGCGCCTCTCGCCTCCCGTCTTCCTCGAGAACAACGCCACGGCGGCGGCCCTCGGCGAGGGCTACTACGGCGTCGGCGCCGGCCTCTCCTCGTACTTCTACTGCTTCCTCGGCGTCGGCCTGGGCGGCGCGATCGTCGTCGGCGGCCGGGCCGTGCGCGGCTGGCAGGGCAACGCCGGCGAGCTCGGCTACCTGCCCGCGCAGCCGGGGGCCTCCGCCGACCACCTCGGGCGCCGCTTCGACATGTTCCGCCTCTACCAGCGCCTCGCCGACGCCGGCGTCGAGGCGGCCAGCTACGGCGACCTCGCCAGGCTCCTCGAGCGTGGCGAGCCGCTGGTCCTCGAGTGGCTCGACCGGGCCGCGGACGGCCTCGCGCCCGCGCTCGTCGCCGCCGAGTACCTCCTCGACCCCGAGGCCGTGGTCGTGGGCGGCGCCTGGGAGAGGCCTCTCGTCGACGCTCTCGTCGCCCGTCTCGAGGCCCGCCTGCCGCGCCTCCGCTCGCCCCTCATACCCTCGAGCGCCAGGCTGCTCACCGCCGACCTGGGCGCCGACGCCGTCGCCCGCGGCGTGGCCACGCTCCCGCTCCAGGAGCTCTTGGCGCCGTTCCCCACCTCGACCCCCGAGGCCGGGGGGAGGCGCTCCCACCCCTACGAACACCCGCTGGTGGCGGTCAGGTGA